A genomic stretch from Theropithecus gelada isolate Dixy chromosome 2, Tgel_1.0, whole genome shotgun sequence includes:
- the LZTFL1 gene encoding leucine zipper transcription factor-like protein 1 isoform X4 gives MRFARSKRGLRLKTVDSCFQDLKESRLVEETFTIDEVSEVLNGLQAVVHSEVESELINTAYTNVLLLRQLFAQAEKWYLKLQTDISELENRELLEQVAEFEKAEITSSNKKPILDITKPKLAPLNEGGTAELLNKEILRLQEENEKLKSRLKTIEIQATSALDEKSKLEKALQDLQLDQGNQKDFIKAQDLSNLENTVAALKSEFQKTLNDKTENQKSLEENLATAKHDLLRVQEQLHMAEKELEKKFQQTAAYRNMKEILTKKNDQIKDLRKRLAQYEPED, from the exons ATGCGTTTTGCTCGTTCAAAGAGAGGCTTGAGACTCAAAACTGTAGATTCCTGCTTCCAAGACCTCAAGGAGAGCAG GCTGGTGGAGGAGACCTTCACCATAGATGAAGTCTCTGAAGTTCTCAATGGATTGCAAGCTGTGGTTCATAGCGAGGTGGAATCTGAGCTCATCAACACTGCCTATACCAATGTGTTACTTCTGCGACAGCTGTTTGCACAAGCTGAGAAGTGGTATCTTAAGCTACAGACAGACATCTCTGAACTTGAAAACCG AGAATTATTAGAACAAGTTGCAGAATTTGAAAAAGCAGAGATTACGTCTTCAAACAAAAAG cCCATCTTAGATATCACAAAGCCAAAACTTGCTCCACTTAATGAAGGTGGAACAGCAGAACTCCTAAACAAG GAAATTTTAAGACTTcaagaagagaatgagaaattGAAGTCAAGGTTGAAGACCATTGAAATACAG GCTACAAGTGCACTGGATGAAAAGTCAAAACTAGAAAAAGCACTGCAAGATTTACAGCTTGATCAAGGAAATCAAAAG gatTTTATAAAGGCCCAAGACTTGAGTAACTTGGAAAACACTGTCGCTGCTTTAAAGAGTGAGTTTCAGAAGACACTTAATGACAAGACAGAAAACCAGAAGTCACTGGAGGAGAATCTGGCGACAGCCAAGCACGACCTACTCAGGGTTCAAGAGCAGCTGCACATGGCTGAAAAG gaattagaaaagaaatttcagcAAACAGCAGCTTATCGAAACATGAAAGAGATTCTTACCAAGAAGAATGACCAAATCAAAGATCTGAGGAAAAGACTGGCACA ATATGAACCTGAAGATTAA
- the LZTFL1 gene encoding leucine zipper transcription factor-like protein 1 isoform X1, translated as MHNCSPRASVSVSNQRLLNNLPSLPVFCGPAILGSPRLGGPPPGHSRSFRLPPAAMAELGLNEHHQNEVINYMRFARSKRGLRLKTVDSCFQDLKESRLVEETFTIDEVSEVLNGLQAVVHSEVESELINTAYTNVLLLRQLFAQAEKWYLKLQTDISELENRELLEQVAEFEKAEITSSNKKPILDITKPKLAPLNEGGTAELLNKEILRLQEENEKLKSRLKTIEIQATSALDEKSKLEKALQDLQLDQGNQKDFIKAQDLSNLENTVAALKSEFQKTLNDKTENQKSLEENLATAKHDLLRVQEQLHMAEKELEKKFQQTAAYRNMKEILTKKNDQIKDLRKRLAQYEPED; from the exons ATGCATAATTGCAGTCCACGTGCCTCGGTTTCCGTTAGCAACCAGAGGCTTCTAAACAACCTACCCTCCCTCCCCGTCTTCTGTGGTCCAGCTATCCTCGGCTCTCCCAGACTTGGCGGGCCACCGCCTGGCCACTCCCGTTCCTTTAGGCTGCCGCCTGCCGCCATG gCAGAGTTGGGCCTAAATGAGCACCATCAAAATGAAGTTATTAATTATATGCGTTTTGCTCGTTCAAAGAGAGGCTTGAGACTCAAAACTGTAGATTCCTGCTTCCAAGACCTCAAGGAGAGCAG GCTGGTGGAGGAGACCTTCACCATAGATGAAGTCTCTGAAGTTCTCAATGGATTGCAAGCTGTGGTTCATAGCGAGGTGGAATCTGAGCTCATCAACACTGCCTATACCAATGTGTTACTTCTGCGACAGCTGTTTGCACAAGCTGAGAAGTGGTATCTTAAGCTACAGACAGACATCTCTGAACTTGAAAACCG AGAATTATTAGAACAAGTTGCAGAATTTGAAAAAGCAGAGATTACGTCTTCAAACAAAAAG cCCATCTTAGATATCACAAAGCCAAAACTTGCTCCACTTAATGAAGGTGGAACAGCAGAACTCCTAAACAAG GAAATTTTAAGACTTcaagaagagaatgagaaattGAAGTCAAGGTTGAAGACCATTGAAATACAG GCTACAAGTGCACTGGATGAAAAGTCAAAACTAGAAAAAGCACTGCAAGATTTACAGCTTGATCAAGGAAATCAAAAG gatTTTATAAAGGCCCAAGACTTGAGTAACTTGGAAAACACTGTCGCTGCTTTAAAGAGTGAGTTTCAGAAGACACTTAATGACAAGACAGAAAACCAGAAGTCACTGGAGGAGAATCTGGCGACAGCCAAGCACGACCTACTCAGGGTTCAAGAGCAGCTGCACATGGCTGAAAAG gaattagaaaagaaatttcagcAAACAGCAGCTTATCGAAACATGAAAGAGATTCTTACCAAGAAGAATGACCAAATCAAAGATCTGAGGAAAAGACTGGCACA ATATGAACCTGAAGATTAA
- the LZTFL1 gene encoding leucine zipper transcription factor-like protein 1 isoform X3, with the protein MRNQDPGKMAELGLNEHHQNEVINYMRFARSKRGLRLKTVDSCFQDLKESRLVEETFTIDEVSEVLNGLQAVVHSEVESELINTAYTNVLLLRQLFAQAEKWYLKLQTDISELENRELLEQVAEFEKAEITSSNKKPILDITKPKLAPLNEGGTAELLNKEILRLQEENEKLKSRLKTIEIQATSALDEKSKLEKALQDLQLDQGNQKDFIKAQDLSNLENTVAALKSEFQKTLNDKTENQKSLEENLATAKHDLLRVQEQLHMAEKELEKKFQQTAAYRNMKEILTKKNDQIKDLRKRLAQYEPED; encoded by the exons gCAGAGTTGGGCCTAAATGAGCACCATCAAAATGAAGTTATTAATTATATGCGTTTTGCTCGTTCAAAGAGAGGCTTGAGACTCAAAACTGTAGATTCCTGCTTCCAAGACCTCAAGGAGAGCAG GCTGGTGGAGGAGACCTTCACCATAGATGAAGTCTCTGAAGTTCTCAATGGATTGCAAGCTGTGGTTCATAGCGAGGTGGAATCTGAGCTCATCAACACTGCCTATACCAATGTGTTACTTCTGCGACAGCTGTTTGCACAAGCTGAGAAGTGGTATCTTAAGCTACAGACAGACATCTCTGAACTTGAAAACCG AGAATTATTAGAACAAGTTGCAGAATTTGAAAAAGCAGAGATTACGTCTTCAAACAAAAAG cCCATCTTAGATATCACAAAGCCAAAACTTGCTCCACTTAATGAAGGTGGAACAGCAGAACTCCTAAACAAG GAAATTTTAAGACTTcaagaagagaatgagaaattGAAGTCAAGGTTGAAGACCATTGAAATACAG GCTACAAGTGCACTGGATGAAAAGTCAAAACTAGAAAAAGCACTGCAAGATTTACAGCTTGATCAAGGAAATCAAAAG gatTTTATAAAGGCCCAAGACTTGAGTAACTTGGAAAACACTGTCGCTGCTTTAAAGAGTGAGTTTCAGAAGACACTTAATGACAAGACAGAAAACCAGAAGTCACTGGAGGAGAATCTGGCGACAGCCAAGCACGACCTACTCAGGGTTCAAGAGCAGCTGCACATGGCTGAAAAG gaattagaaaagaaatttcagcAAACAGCAGCTTATCGAAACATGAAAGAGATTCTTACCAAGAAGAATGACCAAATCAAAGATCTGAGGAAAAGACTGGCACA ATATGAACCTGAAGATTAA
- the LZTFL1 gene encoding leucine zipper transcription factor-like protein 1 isoform X2: MHNCSPRASVSVSNQRLLNNLPSLPVFCGPAILGSPRLGGPPPGHSRSFRLPPAAMAELGLNEHHQNEVINYMRFARSKRGLRLKTVDSCFQDLKESRLVEETFTIDEVSEVLNGLQAVVHSEVESELINTAYTNVLLLRQLFAQAEKWYLKLQTDISELENRELLEQVAEFEKAEITSSNKKPILDITKPKLAPLNEGGTAELLNKEILRLQEENEKLKSRLKTIEIQATSALDEKSKLEKALQDLQLDQGNQKDFIKAQDLSNLENTVAALKSEFQKTLNDKTENQKSLEENLATAKHDLLRVQEQLHMAEKELEKKFQQTAAYRNMKEILTKKNDQIKDLRKRLAQ; encoded by the exons ATGCATAATTGCAGTCCACGTGCCTCGGTTTCCGTTAGCAACCAGAGGCTTCTAAACAACCTACCCTCCCTCCCCGTCTTCTGTGGTCCAGCTATCCTCGGCTCTCCCAGACTTGGCGGGCCACCGCCTGGCCACTCCCGTTCCTTTAGGCTGCCGCCTGCCGCCATG gCAGAGTTGGGCCTAAATGAGCACCATCAAAATGAAGTTATTAATTATATGCGTTTTGCTCGTTCAAAGAGAGGCTTGAGACTCAAAACTGTAGATTCCTGCTTCCAAGACCTCAAGGAGAGCAG GCTGGTGGAGGAGACCTTCACCATAGATGAAGTCTCTGAAGTTCTCAATGGATTGCAAGCTGTGGTTCATAGCGAGGTGGAATCTGAGCTCATCAACACTGCCTATACCAATGTGTTACTTCTGCGACAGCTGTTTGCACAAGCTGAGAAGTGGTATCTTAAGCTACAGACAGACATCTCTGAACTTGAAAACCG AGAATTATTAGAACAAGTTGCAGAATTTGAAAAAGCAGAGATTACGTCTTCAAACAAAAAG cCCATCTTAGATATCACAAAGCCAAAACTTGCTCCACTTAATGAAGGTGGAACAGCAGAACTCCTAAACAAG GAAATTTTAAGACTTcaagaagagaatgagaaattGAAGTCAAGGTTGAAGACCATTGAAATACAG GCTACAAGTGCACTGGATGAAAAGTCAAAACTAGAAAAAGCACTGCAAGATTTACAGCTTGATCAAGGAAATCAAAAG gatTTTATAAAGGCCCAAGACTTGAGTAACTTGGAAAACACTGTCGCTGCTTTAAAGAGTGAGTTTCAGAAGACACTTAATGACAAGACAGAAAACCAGAAGTCACTGGAGGAGAATCTGGCGACAGCCAAGCACGACCTACTCAGGGTTCAAGAGCAGCTGCACATGGCTGAAAAG gaattagaaaagaaatttcagcAAACAGCAGCTTATCGAAACATGAAAGAGATTCTTACCAAGAAGAATGACCAAATCAAAGATCTGAGGAAAAGACTGGCACAGTAA